A genomic stretch from Halopiger aswanensis includes:
- a CDS encoding TrmB family transcriptional regulator, protein MTKDDTIAEAVSLLQDLGLQEYEARCFMALTQLSSGTAKEIHEISEVPRTRVYDAVRVLESQGLVEVQHTNPQQYRSVGIDEATRTLRQKYEDRIDTLESYLERVEYREAESNEDEVQEVWSLTGHEAIESRMLDLIEDADSEIALLVVDEDLLSEQLFSELAAAEDRDVSILLGGHTAAITERMGDQFPNTQVFETNLNWLYGESATDEIAISRILLVDQTRLLIGSYYPDAGSEDVAEQAIFATGLGNGIVVLLRRLVSSGLASIDDPDK, encoded by the coding sequence ATGACAAAGGACGATACAATAGCAGAAGCGGTTAGTTTACTCCAGGATCTCGGTCTGCAAGAGTACGAAGCACGCTGTTTTATGGCGTTAACGCAGCTCTCTTCGGGAACGGCAAAGGAGATTCACGAGATTTCCGAGGTGCCGCGGACGCGCGTCTACGACGCCGTCCGCGTGCTCGAGTCGCAGGGGCTGGTCGAAGTACAACACACCAATCCCCAGCAGTATCGCTCCGTCGGGATCGACGAGGCGACCCGAACCCTCCGGCAGAAGTACGAGGATCGGATCGATACGCTCGAGTCGTACCTCGAGCGCGTCGAGTACCGGGAGGCGGAATCGAACGAGGACGAGGTGCAGGAGGTGTGGTCGCTAACCGGGCACGAAGCGATCGAGTCGCGGATGCTCGATCTCATCGAGGACGCCGATTCCGAAATCGCGCTGCTGGTCGTCGACGAGGACCTCCTCTCGGAGCAGCTCTTTTCCGAACTCGCGGCGGCCGAGGATCGGGACGTCTCGATCCTGCTCGGCGGGCATACGGCGGCGATCACCGAGCGAATGGGCGATCAGTTCCCCAACACGCAGGTGTTCGAGACGAATCTCAACTGGCTGTACGGCGAGTCGGCAACCGACGAGATCGCGATCAGTCGAATCCTGCTCGTCGATCAGACCCGACTGCTGATCGGATCCTACTATCCGGACGCGGGCAGCGAGGACGTCGCGGAACAGGCGATCTTCGCCACCGGACTGGGCAACGGAATCGTCGTCCTGCTTCGGCGGTTGGTATCGTCGGGGCTGGCTTCCATCGACGACCCCGACAAGTGA